The following coding sequences are from one Granulicella sp. L56 window:
- a CDS encoding amidohydrolase family protein: MSTRRNFLQSAALSAAAATLAPLTTSAKEPVQPSTTTRKGIIDTHAHWTGPTVVELLKKRTTAPFYTTNEKGELILINRGTHATGKERPQSSSWFDIDARLRHLDEAGVQRQVLSWTGATYDGQLSTEEARPFWRAQNNDLANVVKKYPNRFSGLATLPTAEPVAAAAELERAHAELGLSGGTLPLDAFISLAGAQFLAPIFAVAQKHRSHIFIHRGLSSANVPSETPEVGATNSYFGLASSDGPNERPKPVPGDDTIARAALISSTHLAAGVITLALSDFLDAYPDVTVQIAMIGGSIPFVAEQIQFAQEAAGQKDTTQRLRRLYYDTGQFGRGPQNIAHTAKVFGADRIVFGSDNGPQSSIIPYVEAVEQTQISTREKDLIFSGNAKLIFEKS, from the coding sequence ATGTCGACACGCAGAAATTTTTTGCAATCCGCGGCGCTAAGCGCTGCCGCCGCCACTCTCGCACCTCTCACTACAAGCGCCAAAGAACCAGTTCAGCCTTCCACAACAACACGCAAAGGCATTATCGATACACATGCTCACTGGACCGGCCCCACGGTCGTAGAGCTGCTGAAGAAACGCACTACGGCTCCTTTCTACACAACCAACGAGAAAGGCGAATTGATTCTCATCAACAGGGGCACGCATGCAACGGGCAAAGAACGTCCGCAATCCTCATCATGGTTCGATATTGACGCACGTCTCCGCCACCTGGATGAAGCCGGCGTGCAGCGACAGGTTCTCTCCTGGACGGGTGCAACCTACGATGGCCAGCTCTCTACCGAGGAGGCAAGACCATTTTGGCGTGCCCAAAACAATGACCTTGCGAATGTCGTGAAGAAATACCCGAACCGTTTCTCCGGATTAGCAACCTTGCCCACCGCGGAGCCGGTCGCCGCAGCTGCGGAACTCGAGCGTGCGCACGCAGAGCTTGGACTTTCCGGTGGAACTCTGCCACTCGACGCTTTTATTAGCCTCGCAGGAGCTCAATTCCTTGCTCCAATATTCGCCGTGGCACAAAAGCATCGAAGCCACATTTTCATTCACCGTGGACTTTCCAGCGCGAACGTGCCAAGTGAAACGCCAGAGGTAGGCGCAACCAACAGCTACTTTGGACTTGCTTCCTCGGATGGTCCGAATGAGCGACCTAAGCCAGTTCCGGGAGATGACACGATCGCCAGGGCCGCGTTGATAAGCAGCACACACCTTGCAGCAGGCGTCATCACTCTGGCACTCTCTGACTTCCTCGATGCCTATCCTGACGTGACGGTTCAGATTGCCATGATTGGTGGCTCAATTCCCTTCGTCGCGGAGCAAATCCAGTTTGCGCAAGAAGCAGCGGGCCAGAAAGATACAACGCAAAGGTTGCGACGCTTGTATTACGACACCGGCCAGTTTGGCCGAGGGCCCCAAAACATCGCGCATACGGCCAAAGTATTCGGCGCCGACCGAATCGTATTCGGGTCTGACAACGGTCCGCAGAGTTCGATCATTCCTTACGTCGAAGCTGTCGAACAAACGCAGATAAGCACTCGGGAGAAAGATCTGATCTTTTCAGGCAATGCGAAGCTGATCTTCGAGAAGAGTTAG